A window from Salvia miltiorrhiza cultivar Shanhuang (shh) chromosome 2, IMPLAD_Smil_shh, whole genome shotgun sequence encodes these proteins:
- the LOC131008507 gene encoding uncharacterized protein LOC131008507 yields MEAALVLSVAATEAESDSATLPGGGATTIDRDSPRGKANIVPAGDNHVRSYADMATNRAPKRPDIPAHRFQALRPTKEGQSFTFKPPKELLLKERADFANALTGRILLKQGEKPRTALAVKNELQSIGAPWKLIPIGKGYYTMVFSSADDKARAKHKLVWEVFGGLLRLREWSKNFDPFKEHSSLANVWVRIHYLPIEYWHAEILTGIARFVGHPLKIDGATAQRDFGQYARLLVELDMSKTLPNSLLIDGGEVSFHVEFSYEYLPFYCSRCKQTGHALEKCRKGKQREEAVIDKDKQPVAAKAWQPIVATEQMDEELDQSHQNKDEAENGDKASPTAGKILPPAPDNAKQNTGNRFEVLQSRDEQMETEASKQHVNLSDQENGSSENEEEVDAEIIMESDGKFLDEDTEVPGLRTESKFMEATGPEAVAIENAMKAKRLEQILAIAKAPMKMESPPKKRGRPSKQALAAKAAKNNVNKDAELNTATRDSIKSRLRHSTDTGYKARDFIIENSSRASIVAMDNVATESWASEVERSDASSTHSQHST; encoded by the coding sequence ATGGAGGCTGCGCTGGTTCTTTCTGTGGCTGCTACTGAAGCAGAATCGGATTCTGCAACTCTTCCTGGTGGAGGAGCGACTACAATTGATCGCGACTCGCCGCGTGGGAAGGCTAATATTGTTCCGGCTGGGGACAATCATGTTCGATCATATGCCGACATGGCGACCAACCGCGCACCTAAACGACCTGATATCCCGGCTCACCGGTTCCAAGCTTTGCGACCCACGAAGGAAGGCCAGTCTTTCACCTTTAAACCCCCTAAGGAACTGCTTCTTAAGGAAAGGGCTGACTTTGCTAATGCCCTTACGGGACGCATTCTTCTCAAACAAGGGGAAAAGCCTAGGACGGCCCTGGCGGTAAAGAATGAACTGCAGAGTATTGGGGCCCCATGGAAGTTAATTCCGATTGGCAAAGGATATTACACTATGGTTTTCTCTTCGGCTGACGACAAAGCTCGTGCTAAACATAAACTTGTCTGGGAAGTTTTTGGTGGATTGCTTCGTCTGAGAGAATGGAGCAAAAACTTTGACCCGTTTAAGGAACACTCATCGCTTGCTAACGTGTGGGTTAGGATTCATTATCTTCCGATAGAATATTGGCATGCAGAAATTCTGACGGGCATTGCCAGATTTGTGGGACACCCCTTGAAAATTGATGGGGCAACTGCGCAAAGGGATTTTGGCCAATACGCAAGATTATTGGTGGAACTAGATATGTCAAAAACTCTTCCCAATTCGCTTCTCATTGATGGGGGAGAAGTGTCTTTTCATGTGGAGTTTTCTTATGAATACTTGCCTTTTTATTGCTCCAGGTGTAAACAAACGGGGCATGCTCTGGAGAAGTGTCGTAAGGGAAAGCAGAGGGAAGAAGCTGTGATAGATAAAGACAAGCAACCTGTCGCTGCCAAGGCCTGGCAGCCAATTGTCGCGACTGAGCAGATGGACGAGGAATTGGATCAGagtcatcaaaataaggatgaAGCTGAGAATGGAGATAAGGCGAGTCCTACAGCTGGGAAGATATTGCCACCTGCCCCCGATAACGCTAAGCAAAACACTGGAAACAGATTTGAGGTTTTACAGAGCAGGGATGAGCAGATGGAAACGGAAGCTTCTAAGCAGCATGTTAATTTATCTGACCAAGAGAATGGTTCTTCAGAGAACGAGGAAGAAGTTGATGCTGAAATAATTATGGAATCAGATGGGAAATTCCTCGATGAGGATACTGAGGTCCCTGGCTTGAGAACTGAGAGCAAGTTTATGGAAGCGACAGGTCCCGAGGCTGTGGCCATTGAGAATGCGATGAAAGCTAAGCGTCTGGAGCAAATATTAGCTATCGCCAAAGCCCCTATGAAAATGGAGTCACCGCCGAAGAAAAGGGGTAGACCCTCGAAGCAAGCGTTAGCAGCCAAGGCTGCCAAGAATAACGTTAATAAGGATGCTGAACTCAACACAGCGACTCGTGACAGTATCAAGAGCCGTCTGCGACACTCAACGGATACGGGGTATAAAGCGCGAGATTTCATTATTGAGAATAGTTCGAGAGCTAGCATTGTGGCTATGGATAATGTTGCTACTGAAAGTTGGGCCTCCGAAGTGGAAAGAAGCGATGCTTCTTCCACTCACTCACAACACTCTACATGA